The following proteins are encoded in a genomic region of Apium graveolens cultivar Ventura unplaced genomic scaffold, ASM990537v1 ctg7921, whole genome shotgun sequence:
- the LOC141704503 gene encoding uncharacterized protein LOC141704503: MAFDRSWIGRNRFNEAKYITEEYKAGVDRFIKFAIEHGEEEDNVLIRCPCQDCRNRYFKLPNTVKIDLYRHGIMQWYTIWDCHGEKDISQVEVGTSSRYRDDDMYDAHDDNDFEDCENSEEPNETAKSFYRMVNIAFEPIYPNNVNFTTLEFSMKLLEWKNKHNCSNNGFDDLLHLIGLVLPSDHKLPQKYYTMRKMIKGLHMQYEKIDACENDCMLFYKEHGDKTKCDICNGDRYQKQKDPKKQKIPRKILRYFPITMRLQRLFMAETTAKCMRWHHDRIAIGGELSHPSDGDEWKQFDRRFQKFSKEIRNVRLGLSTDGFDPFRDKHAKEYTVWPVVVVVYNLPPSMCTKAPYMFMPLLIPGPTDPTKDLHVYLRPLIDELKVLWNTGVETYDMFSRTNFIMKAVLLWTISDFPGLSMLSGWSTKGKLSCPVCMGEVQGKQLKYGGKISFYGTAQYFLDADDPLRRSTKFGSVERRSVCARHSGGVQR, encoded by the coding sequence ATGGCATTCGATCGTAGTTGGATTGGTCGTAATCGATTTAATGAGGCAAAATATATAACGGAAGAATATAAGGCTGGAGTGGATCGTTTCATTAAATTTGCTATAGAACATGGTGAAGAAGAAGATAATGTTCTTATAAGATGTCCGTGCCAAGATTGTCGAAATAGGTATTTTAAGTTGCCTAATACCGTGAAAATTGATTTGTATCGACATGGTATCATGCAATGGTATACTATATGGGATTGTCACGGGGAGAAAGATATATCACAAGTCGAGGTTGGAACGAGTTCTAGATACAGAGACGACGACATGTATGATGCACATGATGATAACGATTTTGAGGATTGCGAGAATTCTGAAGAACCAAACGAAACAGCAAAATCATTTTACAGGATGGTGAATATTGCTTttgaaccaatttatccaaacAATGTCAATTTTACAACATTGGAGTTCTCAATGAAGTTACTTGAGTGGAAAAATAAGCATAATTGTAGTAATAATGGCTTTGATGATTTGCTTCATCTTATTGGATTAGTATTGCCTAGTGATCATAAATTGCCCCAAAAGTACTACACCATGCGAAAGATGATTAAAGGATTGCATATGCAATATGAGAAGATTGATGCTTGCGAGAATGATTGCATGTTATTTTACAAGGAACATGGTGACAAGACAAAGTGTGATATATGCAATGGAGACAGATACCAGAAGCAGAAAGATCCTAAAAAACAGAAGATTCCACGAAAAATCTTGCGTTACTTTCCTATTACCATGAGATTGCAGCGTCTATTCATGGCCGAGACTACTGCAAAATGTATGAGATGGCACCATGATAGAATTGCAATTGGAGGTGAATTAAGTCACCCATCGGATGGAGATGAATGGAAACAATTTGATCGGAgatttcaaaaattttcaaaagaGATTCGAAATGTAAGACTCGGGCTCTCTACAGATGGATTTGACCCTTTTCGCGACAAGCACGCGAAGGAGTATACGGTATGGCCCGTGGTAGTTGTTGTGTACAACCTTCCTCCCTCTATGTGTACAAAGGCTCCATATATGTTCATGCCTCTTCTTATTCCTGGGCCGACAGATCCAACCAAAGACTTGCATGTTTATCTTAGGCCATTGATTGATGAATTGAAAGTGCTGTGGAATACTGGAGTTGAAACATATGACATGTTCTCACGTACAAATTTTATCATGAAGGCGGTACTTTTGTGGACTATTAGTGACTTCCCTGGACTTTCCATGCTTAGCGGATGGTCCACCAAAGGTAAGTTATCGTGTCCAGTTTGTATGGGAGAAGTACAAGGTAAACAACTCAAATATGGTGGGAAAATAAGTTTTTATGGCACTGCTCAATATTTTTTAGATGCAGATGATCCTCTAAGAAGGAGTACTAAATTTGGAAGTGTAGAGAGGCGATCAGTTTGTGCTCGACATTCAGGGGGCGTGCAAAGGTGA